One stretch of Niallia sp. XMNu-256 DNA includes these proteins:
- a CDS encoding staygreen family protein, with amino-acid sequence MSHFLPEKLFVEYRDGVTATKPVFSRRYTLTHSDLTGKLFLTIGLHYAWDKVNSIRDEVIGEWSSSGSFLYYCIYLYIDHGEVNKNVSAKRNEIFRRELPLALTAIRFGDRYLFDSYPTLDHAPIIINFISSYPEFARQERWGTFQRYSKSFQNLN; translated from the coding sequence TTGAGTCATTTCCTTCCAGAGAAACTATTTGTTGAATACAGGGATGGTGTTACCGCTACTAAACCCGTTTTTTCAAGGCGTTACACACTTACTCATTCTGATTTAACGGGAAAATTATTTTTAACCATTGGATTGCATTATGCCTGGGATAAAGTCAATTCGATAAGAGATGAAGTAATCGGTGAATGGAGTTCCAGTGGAAGTTTTTTATATTATTGTATTTATTTATATATAGACCACGGAGAAGTTAACAAAAATGTATCAGCCAAACGGAACGAAATATTTAGACGTGAATTACCGCTTGCTTTAACAGCGATTCGCTTTGGCGATCGGTATTTGTTCGATTCTTATCCTACACTAGATCATGCTCCCATAATCATCAACTTTATCTCTTCCTACCCTGAGTTTGCCAGACAAGAACGCTGGGGAACTTTCCAAAGATATTCCAAATCATTTCAAAACTTAAATTGA
- a CDS encoding cation diffusion facilitator family transporter: MNNHSSKYNKNKKLFIWAASLTLFFALIEIIYGFISGSLMMMGDGVHMGSDAFSLILSLIATMLATKAATKSKTFGYKRFEPIAAFINGLTLVIIPIFIITEAISRMVNPIDIIPNQMLVVGLIGLVVNVIVGYILTKAHSNLNVKSALLHVLADLFTSVSVVVAAIGIKYFGATWLDPIGSILTSMIIIAGGVKITKESFNILMEGTPEGYSVDTIEKIVKDVEKNLTVEDIKVWCINEAEIYTIIDVNSTSKNDNKLLNKIKEKIETTLNIPSKNIYVNIN, translated from the coding sequence GTGAACAATCATTCTTCTAAATATAATAAAAATAAGAAGCTCTTTATATGGGCCGCTTCATTAACGCTGTTTTTTGCTTTAATTGAAATCATATATGGATTTATTTCAGGTTCCTTAATGATGATGGGGGATGGCGTTCATATGGGTTCAGACGCCTTCTCTTTGATTCTTTCACTAATTGCTACTATGTTGGCGACAAAAGCGGCGACAAAAAGTAAAACATTTGGATACAAGAGATTTGAACCGATCGCTGCGTTTATTAATGGATTAACGTTAGTGATTATACCTATATTTATTATTACTGAGGCCATAAGCCGAATGGTTAATCCAATAGACATCATCCCTAACCAAATGTTAGTCGTTGGTTTGATTGGCTTAGTTGTAAATGTAATTGTTGGCTATATTTTAACGAAGGCCCATTCGAATTTAAATGTAAAGAGTGCGCTCCTGCATGTGTTAGCCGATTTATTTACGAGTGTGAGCGTAGTGGTTGCTGCTATTGGGATTAAATATTTCGGGGCAACCTGGTTAGATCCAATTGGTAGTATCCTAACATCAATGATCATTATTGCAGGCGGAGTCAAAATCACAAAGGAATCATTTAATATCTTAATGGAAGGTACACCTGAAGGTTATTCAGTCGATACAATTGAAAAGATCGTGAAAGATGTGGAAAAAAATCTTACTGTTGAAGATATTAAAGTTTGGTGTATAAATGAGGCAGAAATATATACCATTATTGACGTTAATTCAACATCAAAGAACGACAACAAACTTTTAAATAAAATTAAAGAAAAAATTGAAACTACCTTAAACATCCCATCCAAAAACATTTACGTAAACATAAATTAG
- a CDS encoding glycerophosphodiester phosphodiesterase, with protein MAVGVTAGGGAAMAKEKHKDIVNVSHRGASGHAPEHTLVAYDRGEKMHGDYIELDLQMTKDGHLIAMHDEKVDRTTDGTGYVKDMTLAEIKELDAGSWFNEAYPEYAKPEYQGLQVPTLEEVFQEFGKNNSYYIETKSPAIYPGMEKELLRLVDKYRINKDKLLIQSFSPESLKIMHELDSSINLVQLLSYRSYATITDEQIADVKEYAMGIGPNHTYLNEEYIQKVVNSGLEIHPYTVNDKERMKQLIDWGVTGMFTNFPDRLHEVKKGK; from the coding sequence ATGGCAGTGGGGGTGACAGCAGGTGGGGGTGCCGCAATGGCGAAGGAAAAACATAAAGATATCGTCAATGTATCACACCGCGGTGCTTCAGGACATGCCCCAGAGCATACGTTAGTCGCGTATGATCGAGGAGAAAAAATGCACGGGGATTATATTGAACTCGATTTACAAATGACGAAAGATGGTCATTTAATTGCCATGCATGACGAGAAAGTCGATCGCACAACAGATGGAACAGGTTATGTAAAAGACATGACTCTTGCTGAAATTAAAGAATTAGATGCAGGCAGTTGGTTTAATGAAGCCTATCCAGAGTATGCAAAGCCAGAATATCAAGGGTTACAAGTACCGACACTAGAAGAAGTGTTCCAAGAGTTTGGAAAAAATAACAGTTATTATATTGAAACGAAATCACCAGCGATTTATCCAGGAATGGAAAAAGAATTATTGCGTCTAGTAGACAAGTATAGAATCAATAAAGACAAACTTCTAATCCAGTCATTCAGTCCTGAAAGCTTAAAAATCATGCATGAACTAGATTCATCGATTAACCTTGTTCAACTACTTTCTTACCGTTCGTATGCGACAATCACGGATGAGCAAATTGCGGATGTAAAAGAATATGCAATGGGAATTGGACCGAACCACACCTATTTAAATGAAGAATATATTCAAAAGGTAGTCAATAGCGGTCTTGAGATTCATCCATATACCGTAAATGATAAAGAGAGAATGAAACAGTTGATTGACTGGGGTGTAACGGGAATGTTTACAAACTTCCCAGACCGTCTTCATGAGGTAAAAAAAGGAAAATAG
- the rbsB gene encoding ribose ABC transporter substrate-binding protein RbsB, whose amino-acid sequence MKKILTMAMILTMIFLTACSMESPLVNNSSGKNENIKLGLSVSTLDNPFFVSLRDAIVEQAKSKGMEVIEVNAQNDASKEISGIEDLIQQGVDVLLINPTDSAAVSSAVQSANSAGIPVITIDRSADEGEVETLITSDNVAGGEMAANFILEKAGEQAKVVELQGVPGASATRERGEGFHNIADIKLDIVASQPADFDRTKGLTVMENTLQGTSGVQAVFAHNDEMALGAIEAAKAAGLDIVIVGFDGTEDALKSVELGQLTATVAQQPALMGQEAVSAAEKVLNDETLKEVIKVPLELKTKE is encoded by the coding sequence ATGAAGAAAATCCTGACGATGGCTATGATATTGACCATGATTTTTCTAACAGCTTGCTCGATGGAAAGTCCTTTAGTGAATAACTCATCTGGAAAAAATGAAAATATTAAACTAGGACTAAGTGTTTCGACTTTAGACAATCCATTCTTCGTGTCACTGAGAGATGCGATTGTGGAACAGGCGAAATCAAAGGGAATGGAAGTTATTGAAGTCAACGCGCAAAATGATGCGTCTAAAGAAATTAGCGGAATTGAAGATTTAATCCAGCAAGGTGTCGATGTCTTATTAATTAACCCAACGGATTCCGCAGCGGTTTCCTCTGCTGTACAATCAGCAAACAGTGCAGGCATCCCGGTTATTACGATTGACCGTTCAGCCGACGAAGGAGAAGTAGAGACATTAATTACTTCTGACAACGTGGCAGGCGGTGAAATGGCAGCCAACTTTATTCTTGAAAAAGCCGGCGAACAGGCAAAAGTAGTCGAGTTGCAAGGAGTGCCAGGAGCATCCGCAACACGTGAGCGTGGAGAAGGGTTCCATAATATCGCTGATATCAAGCTTGATATTGTTGCCAGTCAGCCGGCTGATTTTGATCGCACAAAAGGACTGACCGTTATGGAAAATACACTTCAAGGAACAAGTGGAGTTCAAGCTGTATTTGCTCATAATGATGAAATGGCTTTAGGTGCGATCGAAGCGGCTAAAGCAGCGGGTCTTGATATTGTGATCGTTGGGTTTGACGGAACAGAAGATGCGCTTAAATCCGTCGAGCTCGGTCAACTTACTGCAACCGTTGCCCAACAACCAGCATTAATGGGCCAAGAAGCGGTTTCCGCAGCAGAAAAGGTTTTAAATGACGAAACGCTTAAAGAAGTGATTAAAGTTCCATTGGAATTAAAAACTAAGGAATAA
- the rbsC gene encoding ribose ABC transporter permease (functions to transport ribose at high affinity; forms a complex with RbsA2C2B) produces MKTGKLSAILDKFGALLALLALILIVTVLNPSFLDPANLMNLLRQISINGLIAFGMTFVILTGGIDLSVGSILALSSALAAGMMVSGIDPIIAIIIGTIIGAILGAINGILISKGKLAPFIVTLATMTVYRGLTLVYTEGKPITGLGDSYAFQLFGKGYFLAIPVPAVTMIIAFFALWYLLNKMSFGRQTYAIGGNEKAAIISGIKTNRVKIWIYSISGMLAALAGMILTSRLNSAQPTAGQAYEMDAIAAVVLGGTSLSGGKGRITGTLIGVLVIGILNNGMNLLGISSFYQQVVKGVVILIAVLLDRKKS; encoded by the coding sequence ATGAAAACGGGAAAATTATCAGCCATATTAGATAAATTCGGTGCCCTGCTCGCGTTACTTGCACTTATTTTAATTGTAACCGTCTTAAATCCGTCCTTTCTTGACCCTGCTAACTTAATGAATTTATTACGGCAGATCTCAATTAATGGACTCATTGCTTTTGGAATGACCTTTGTAATTTTAACTGGTGGAATCGATCTATCCGTTGGTTCAATTCTAGCGTTATCAAGCGCACTAGCTGCCGGAATGATGGTATCTGGAATTGATCCAATAATTGCGATTATTATTGGCACGATTATTGGAGCAATCCTTGGTGCGATTAACGGAATTTTGATTTCCAAAGGAAAATTAGCTCCATTTATCGTTACATTAGCTACCATGACGGTTTATCGTGGATTAACGCTTGTTTATACAGAAGGAAAACCGATCACAGGTCTGGGTGATTCTTATGCCTTCCAACTATTTGGAAAAGGATATTTCCTAGCGATTCCAGTACCTGCTGTTACGATGATCATTGCTTTCTTTGCACTTTGGTACTTATTGAATAAAATGTCATTTGGTCGTCAAACCTATGCCATTGGTGGAAATGAAAAGGCGGCGATCATTTCTGGGATTAAAACAAACCGTGTAAAAATTTGGATTTACTCCATCAGTGGGATGCTAGCTGCTTTAGCTGGAATGATTTTAACCTCTCGTCTAAATTCTGCACAACCTACTGCGGGACAAGCCTATGAAATGGATGCGATTGCTGCCGTTGTATTAGGTGGAACAAGTCTTTCCGGTGGGAAAGGGCGAATTACCGGAACATTAATTGGTGTTCTCGTCATTGGTATATTAAATAACGGAATGAACTTATTAGGAATTTCATCGTTTTACCAACAAGTCGTCAAAGGTGTCGTGATTTTAATTGCCGTACTCCTTGACAGAAAGAAATCATAA
- a CDS encoding sugar ABC transporter ATP-binding protein, with protein MRIVMETIHKAFGTNKVLQGVDFTLEPGEIHALMGENGAGKSTLMNILTGLFPLDQGTITIDGKETLFKDSKEAEKAGLAFIRQELNIWPQMTILQNLFIGKEITNSFGKLNQKEMKKQAEAIFKRLDISIPLDKEAGACSVGEQQMIEIAKALMMDAKVIIMDEPTSALTDREIEKLFKIMKELTANGVSIVYISHRMEEIFEICDRITVMRDGVSVATSEIKQTNFEEIVKQMVGRELSDRYPERQQTLGETVLEVKGLTQKGGFQDITFSVKEGEILGVSGLMGAGRTEIMRSIFGMDPHERGEIKIKGKPVSISNPADAVKHGLAFITEDRKDEGLVLDFSIRENMALPNLDSFAPKGIIKTEDEKQFVAQMIERLKIKTESGEQAAGNLSGGNQQKVVIAKWIGTGPRVLIMDEPTRGIDVGAKREIYNLMNELTERGLAIVMISSDLPEILGMSDRILVVHEGKITGELMKEEATQEKIMTFATGGK; from the coding sequence ATGAGAATTGTCATGGAAACGATTCATAAGGCATTTGGCACAAATAAAGTATTGCAAGGGGTGGACTTCACTCTTGAACCTGGTGAAATTCATGCACTGATGGGTGAAAATGGGGCAGGAAAATCCACGCTCATGAATATCTTAACTGGGCTTTTTCCTCTGGATCAAGGGACCATCACGATCGATGGAAAGGAAACCCTTTTTAAAGATTCAAAGGAAGCTGAGAAAGCGGGACTTGCCTTTATCCGACAGGAACTTAATATTTGGCCACAAATGACGATCCTACAAAATCTATTTATCGGCAAAGAAATTACCAATTCCTTCGGTAAATTAAATCAGAAGGAAATGAAAAAACAAGCGGAAGCTATTTTTAAACGGTTGGATATCTCGATCCCGCTTGATAAGGAAGCTGGGGCTTGCTCAGTGGGTGAACAGCAGATGATTGAAATTGCAAAAGCCCTGATGATGGATGCCAAAGTCATTATTATGGATGAACCGACCTCCGCCTTAACCGATCGGGAAATTGAAAAACTGTTTAAAATTATGAAAGAGCTAACAGCAAATGGGGTTTCGATTGTGTATATCTCGCACAGAATGGAAGAAATCTTTGAAATTTGCGATCGGATCACCGTTATGCGTGATGGTGTCTCTGTTGCCACATCAGAAATCAAACAGACCAATTTTGAAGAGATTGTGAAGCAAATGGTCGGTCGAGAACTTTCAGACAGGTATCCTGAGCGCCAACAAACATTGGGTGAAACGGTCTTGGAAGTAAAGGGTTTGACGCAAAAAGGTGGATTTCAGGATATTACTTTTTCTGTAAAAGAAGGGGAAATCCTCGGGGTTTCAGGTCTGATGGGGGCTGGACGAACAGAAATTATGCGTTCGATCTTTGGGATGGATCCCCATGAGCGTGGCGAAATCAAAATAAAGGGAAAGCCTGTTAGTATTTCAAATCCAGCTGACGCTGTCAAACATGGCCTTGCTTTTATTACGGAAGACCGAAAAGATGAAGGACTTGTGCTTGATTTCTCCATTCGTGAAAATATGGCCCTTCCAAACCTAGATAGCTTTGCCCCAAAAGGCATTATTAAAACAGAGGATGAAAAACAATTTGTCGCTCAAATGATTGAGCGTTTGAAAATCAAAACAGAGTCTGGTGAACAAGCGGCTGGGAATCTTTCTGGTGGTAACCAACAAAAGGTAGTTATCGCGAAATGGATTGGCACGGGACCAAGAGTGCTGATTATGGATGAACCGACAAGAGGGATTGATGTTGGTGCCAAACGGGAAATTTATAATCTCATGAATGAGCTTACCGAACGTGGGTTAGCGATTGTGATGATTTCTTCCGACCTTCCTGAAATTCTTGGGATGAGTGATCGAATTTTGGTTGTTCACGAAGGAAAAATAACGGGTGAATTAATGAAAGAAGAAGCAACACAAGAAAAAATTATGACCTTTGCAACGGGGGGAAAATGA
- the rbsD gene encoding D-ribose pyranase — protein sequence MKKHGVLNSEISKVLADLGHTDLIVIGDAGLPVPKGVMKIDLALKPGTPSFQEVTEVVADDMHIEKIYLATEIKEQNLEQYEFMKTRFTQDIQFLSHEDFKKLTANAKAIIRTGETTPYSNCILQANVFF from the coding sequence ATGAAGAAACATGGTGTGTTAAATAGTGAGATTTCAAAGGTACTAGCTGATTTGGGGCATACGGATTTAATCGTAATTGGCGATGCAGGCCTGCCGGTTCCGAAAGGTGTCATGAAAATTGATCTTGCTCTTAAACCAGGCACTCCGTCTTTTCAAGAAGTCACGGAGGTAGTCGCAGATGATATGCATATTGAAAAAATTTATCTTGCGACTGAAATTAAAGAACAGAATCTGGAACAATACGAATTTATGAAAACACGTTTCACTCAAGATATCCAATTTTTGTCCCACGAGGATTTTAAAAAGCTGACGGCAAATGCGAAAGCGATTATTCGTACAGGTGAAACGACTCCCTATTCGAACTGCATTTTACAAGCGAATGTCTTTTTCTAA
- the rbsK gene encoding ribokinase encodes MVKVAVIGSISMDLVVTANKRPLAGETLMGDSFHTVPGGKGANQAVAAARLGADVAMIGRVGDDAFGTEVLDNLKNNRVSVTNVEPVTHQATGTAHITLAEGDNSIIVVKGANDEVTPDYIKGAEDVLQQADIILIQHETPEDTVEYVAELCHRLGKKLLLNPAPARKISAQVLEYATYITPNEHEFTVLFEGESRSKVLAKYPNRLIITEGKNGVRYHNGSTEVVVPAYVVEAVDTTGAGDTFNAAFAVAVAEGRDMSEAIQFANRAASLSITKFGAQGGMPTRAEVEGSL; translated from the coding sequence ATGGTAAAAGTCGCTGTCATTGGCAGTATTTCAATGGATTTAGTTGTTACTGCTAATAAAAGACCTTTAGCAGGTGAAACATTAATGGGGGACAGCTTTCATACAGTCCCAGGTGGAAAAGGTGCCAATCAAGCAGTTGCGGCTGCAAGGCTTGGTGCCGATGTCGCAATGATTGGTCGTGTTGGGGACGATGCATTTGGAACAGAGGTCTTAGACAATTTAAAAAATAATCGTGTTTCTGTAACGAATGTGGAACCGGTTACACACCAAGCTACTGGGACGGCACATATCACTCTAGCTGAAGGCGACAACAGTATTATTGTTGTTAAAGGAGCGAATGATGAAGTAACACCTGATTATATCAAAGGTGCAGAAGATGTTTTACAACAAGCTGATATCATCCTGATTCAACATGAAACACCAGAGGACACAGTTGAATATGTCGCAGAGCTTTGTCATCGCTTAGGTAAAAAGTTGCTTCTAAATCCAGCACCGGCAAGAAAAATAAGCGCACAAGTGCTCGAGTATGCTACCTATATTACGCCAAATGAGCATGAGTTTACGGTTCTTTTTGAAGGGGAATCTCGTTCCAAGGTGCTTGCCAAATATCCAAATCGACTCATCATAACGGAAGGAAAGAACGGGGTTCGCTACCATAATGGATCAACGGAAGTGGTCGTTCCTGCCTATGTAGTTGAAGCGGTCGATACAACAGGTGCAGGCGATACCTTTAACGCTGCCTTTGCCGTTGCGGTGGCAGAAGGAAGAGACATGTCAGAAGCCATCCAATTTGCGAACCGGGCAGCTTCCCTTTCCATTACGAAATTTGGTGCACAAGGTGGGATGCCTACGCGCGCTGAGGTTGAAGGGAGTTTGTAA